DNA from Daucus carota subsp. sativus chromosome 1, DH1 v3.0, whole genome shotgun sequence:
CGACTGGCAAACAGTGGGTCTGATGCGGAGCTACAAGAAGGCCCAACAGCCCGGCCCAATTACCCGGCTCCTCAGCTGTACTGATGAGGAGAAGAAGAGCTACAGAGGCATGAATTTGGCTCCCACTTTTGAGGTTCCTTCTATGAGTAAACATCCTAAAACTGGAGACTGGTATTGCTATTATTACCCTCTCCTGtttgctatttttttttttatttttctgtgtttttatttttatttttttttatgtctaGGTATCCTGCGATTAATAAACCAGCTGGGATTGTTCACTGGCTGAAATTCAGTGAAGAAGCAAAGAATGTGGATTGGGTGGTCATACTGGATGCTGATCAGATCATTCGAGGACCTATCGTCCCGTGGGAACTTGGCGCTGAGAAAGGGAGGCCTGTTGCAGCTTATTATGGGTATTACTCGCTGTCTTAGAATGTTGTCTTGTGCATAGTTTATATTCTTACAAATCTCGCTTTCTTTTTGGAAAATAGTCCAGCTTTCTCATTAATGTATCATGTGTAGAGTAGGTTTTTCTGTAAAACTATTGTACCACCAACAAAAAGTTAGCGTCCAATAAGTACTTAAATTTATCTaacaattttgaaaacaaaaattCTATTACTTCACCCAGTTCTTAGGAATTAATATGAAAGCAAACATTGGTATAATTTAACAAAGAagtttaataaatttgagatttaTTAATGTAGAAACAAATTAGATTATaaattaagttattaaaaaaattgatcaacCCCAAACACAAAGTATCATTTGATTTCATCTCatgttttatcaaatttatcatgttctatatttatttaacaaaataagtGGTTCTAAAAGTAACTGAAACTATTCATATTTTACAAGAAttatattaacaatttttttttgttttaatgaaCACAGGTATAAAATTATAATGGAAAAATAAATTCTTTCATCCCTAAATTATAGCCCGTTTATGGTTTAAGTCCCGTACTATAAAATAAGATGTTTGGGCGCCTTAACTTTCAAATAATCTGATTCGTGTCCCTCCGTCCAAATGTGACTAACTGACGTTAGTCAATGCTGATGTGGCAATCAAAATTTCACGGAttgaaatcaaattttgatatgttaacGTAGGAGTGATTTGAAGAACACGTAAGCTGAAAGTTTTCAATTTTGAGTTCACGATCGTATAGAAATCTGTACTTTAATCACAAGAACACGAAAAGAACTTATTAAATCCAGATTTTTTTACGTTAGTGAACCCAAAATCATAAACTTTCACCACTTGTGTTCTTGTAACCACTCCTTGTTAAACATATCCGAATTCACTTCAATATGTGAAGTTTTGATTGTCACGTCATTTTTTTTCCCAATTGCCAAGTCAACATTGACTAACGTCCGTTAGTCAAATTTGGATGGAGAGACACGAATCAGAAAGTTTGAAAGTTAAGGtactgaatttttttaatttatagtaTGAGAATCAAAACTATAAGCGGCCTAAAGTTTAAGAacgaaatattttattttcccaAATATAATTAAACCAAAATCAGGTTAAAAGATATCAGTATAAACAGAGATGACCCAGTAGTACTTTTTACATTAGTGTTTTAAGCCGTGTTTCATATTTTGTGAGAGTAGACATTGGTGTTGTGTTTAAAACAGAAAAGCAAGAAACTATTCAGGATAGGTTTTCACAATTTTCCAAATTTCAGCTATAATTTATAACATTGTGGGAAACACGGCTGTAtagttttttgaattttcagtTGAGATTTCAACATGTCTTGAATTCCTACTTCGATAAGAATTTTTTTCCAGAAACAAGGTAACTAAACAAGGTCTTAGGTTTGCTGATATAGGAGGTTTGAGATGgtcataatatattatgtttgaaTAATGTCTTTTTCACCTTGTAGATGTCAGGAACATAATTATGAATGTATTTGAAGCAGTGGTTAAACAACTATActtatctttttcttttctctgTCACTAATTTGTTTAAGAGATCTCTTATTTGTGCTCTGTGatagtaaattataaattaagtcTTCTAAAATCGAAATTACTGTTTTGCTTTATATTACCAACCTTATCCTCATTCATCTCCATAAGATGTGCGCTTCGTCTGCAGGTACTTAGTTGGCTGCAATAATCTTCTTGCAAAATTGCATACTAAACATCCTGAACGCTGTGATAGAGTTGGTGGGCTTTTAGCCATGCACATAGATGATCTTCATGCTTTGGCACCCATGTGGCTTTCTAAAACAGAAGAAGTACGAGAAGATAGAGCTCACTGGACCACAAACTTGACCGGTGACATTTACGGGCAAGGTTGGATCAGTGAGATGTATGGATACTCCTTTGGCGCAGCCGAGGTAAGTTGCATACCATATATCTCTTTTTTCCATTTAAATATACTTTTCACGGATCTTTACCTTCCTCTGTATATAAGATCTTCTTTGAATGGTCTCCAATATTCTTTTTCAGGTGGGACTTCGCCACAAGATTAATGATAACTTGATGATATATCCTGGTTACATTCCTCGGCCTGGCGTTGAACCCATTCTTTTACATTACGGGCTGCCATTTAGTGTTGGTAATTGGTCATTTAGTAAACTGGATCACCATGAAGATAATATTGTGTATGATTGTGGACGGCTTTTCCCTGAACCTCCTTATCCTAGAGAGGTACAAAAGCTTCTCATTTACTCATATCAGTGAACTCTGTATTTATCTATATGGATATATTCAGTCTCATTCTGTCTCTTTATCCATTTTAGTTTATCTAAAACTCTGAGTTAActatgaaaattttgttttacttGTAATTAGTTACAGAAATTTTATAACTAAACTTGAGGTTGCTGCACTAAATTAATGGGGACCCACCTCAAGCTAAGATGAATATTGCTTTAAAAAGTCAACTTGAAGGCAATTAACTTATATTTTGAGTGTATACATGATAACATGTATCTCAATTGACATACCCAAAGAACTAGGGTCCAGAGGGAAAGAAGTGAAGTTAAATATTTGAGCTTCACGCTCTAAACAAAATAGactaaactaatttttattagttttaaaagAGCATATATGAAGTTAAAAAATCTGAAAAGAAATATCTAGCTGTTATAGTATAACATAGATTAAGTTTATTAGGGATGTTCTCCTTCAAAATTCCTTTAAATATCATTGTTAAAAGTTTTCGGCAGAAGGTGATTAATAAAAATACCTTACCGAACATTCAATTTTATGCTACACAATTATTGTTCGTCAGCTGTCGTTGATCAGCTATAGAATAAATATTCAAAGAAACATGCAATAAAATTAATGCAGTAACAAGTAAATAGTGAACAATAACCTTATAAAGATCTTTGATTCACTGAATATCACCTTTTACACTTCATATAGGGAATAACCCATCGCTGGAAATAAAATTGTGATATAACCATTATCTGGTTAAGTGGGATGAACTATATCACAGTAAAGAGTGCTTCAAGCAAGTACCTTTCCAGATATTCGTTCTCTGCTAGTATTGGTAATTAAGGTTAATGTTGTACTAACTACTAAGGGACTATTTGATAAATTCATGTATAAGCTGAGAAAACAGTTATGATATATCCTTATATATAACAAGCGTAAGGACGATAATTTGGTTGTTTGGTATAGTATTGTTGAACAAATATGAACCGTTAGATCTTATTATTTGATAAACAGTTGAGattacataataatatttatataatatctaaatatagcataaaaattcatatatcgaTGCGATATCAAATATAAGTaggttttaaataaaatacgTGTCTTAATAAAATACATTCCTTATTCTTTTTATGTTCTCAACAAAATAGAGTTAggtttaataaaaatcaaataaaagttgtttttgTAAAATTCAGATAGAAGTATGTAATTAGAATATGACTTATTCTTTATGTGTTCTAAATACCATAGTATAAATACGAATCGTTATATCTTATTATTTGATAAACGGTTATATTCATAATAacaaagatatttttatatgatatttaaatgtaaataataatttatatttttgatgatCTAAATAAATTTGAAGAAGGTTTTGTAAATAGAATACATCCCCTGTTCTTTTTGTGTTATAAACAAAACATAAgtacattttataaaaatcgaAAAGAAAAAGGTTTTGTGATTAGAATAtgactttttttctttttttgtttaaaaccaaataaaaaagATTCTTTAAATAGAATATGAttcttataataaaattcataattattttctCATTTCTATTTGAAAATCTCGACTCTAATCACGTATAAATCAGCgtataaaaaattagtaagacgattcataaagtaaattaaataataatatattataattctttttaatttaaatagaatatgattcttattataaaatttataattattttctcaTTTCTATTTAAAAATCTCGACTCAGCGGATAAAATATTAGTAAGACAattcataaagtaaattaaataataaaatattatattaaatatatcaatatgaatatatattttaaatattatattaaatatattttttaaaaaaatatctgtAAATCAtactaattattaaaataaacttataTTTTCAAAGAGTATCAATGCATGGCACGAGTTATAAACTAACACAGTATAAATAAAGCAGTTAGCAATGGATGACAACCATGCGTGTTTTTTTTGTTGGAAATCACATTATACTCTTCATATACATTAGGTTAACTAATTGTTGCAACCTTGATAGGTTATGTATGATGTACTGAGCATTGCAGTATTATGTTCTAAATTCTAATGCGGTTTAATGAACAATAAAACAAGAAGATAACAAATAAATCTTTCTGCAGGTGAGAGCAATGGAAACTGATCCCGATAAAAGGAGGgctctttttttgaatatagaATGTATTAATACCCTCAATGAAGGTCTACTGTTACAGCATGCAGCAAACGGTTGCCCTAAGCCAAAGTGGTCCAAATACTTAAGCCTCTTGAAGAGCAACACCTTTGCTGAACTGACTCGTCCTAAATATCTTACTCCAGAAACTCTGCAGTTGAAGGTGGTTAAGGTCCAAAATCAGGTTTTTGATGAACCTGGGAGGCCACATCCAAAAATTCACACCATATTTTCCACAGAATGTATCCCATATTTTGATTGGCAAACTGTTGGACTTGTTCATAGTTTTCACCTGAGTGGCCAGCCTGGAAATATAACCAGACTTCTAAGTTGTACTGATGAAGATCTGAAAGAATATAAAGGCCTGGATCTTGCCCCCACACATTTTGTCCCATCTATGAGCCGGCATCCACTAACGGGCGATTGGTAGTTCAACATCTCTGTTGCTTATTTAtcctttttcctttttatagaccagtttgatatttattaccccctccgtcccactcatttttatacgttttttttcactgctcggcACGCACTTTACTGCTTATATAAGTATAGTCCTATAACTTATTttcgaaattttctttttctgcaaaaaatataaatatcaaattgttatttagaaaaagaaaatcttaaaaataagtgatagaactatactttacaggagcattaaagtgcgtgccacGTCCCCggcccccaatgtatacaattgagggGGAATGAGGGAGTATAGCTCTGTACTAGAATATTATTCCTTTTTTTCCTTCTGGAATCCTGATCTTTTGTTACTTGTCCTGAGTTGGCAAGTTTATTCAAGTTGTCATATTTACTATATGCGAGGACTGTGTAAAAATGCATTAagaatttgtatataaatgacTACCTTTATAGAAACTGAATCTATAGATACCAAGCCTGTGTTTTGTGATGCTTGACGGATAGTTATGCACTGACAAAATAACTGTATACCATATGCTTTATGTCATAGTATAGAGGAAGAAATGTCTGTATAGGATAACCATGATCTACCTTGTCTTGATACATTCTTGGCATTTAAGTGTCTTCTACATCATGTAAATTAACCCTGTCATAACTTTGGCAGAAAGTGGAGAACATATACACATTATAAGAAACCTTGATCTAATGTCTGTTGTATCAGGTACCCAGCAATCAATAAACCAGCTGCAGTCCTGCATTGGCTGAATCATGCAAAAATCGATGCAGAGTTTATAGTTATCTTGGATGCAGACATGATCATGCGAGGAACGATTACACCATGGGAATTCGATGCAGCACGTGGTCGACCTGTTTCCACCCCCTACGAGTAAGAATAAATGATGTTTTCAAATAAACAGTTAATTTATGTTAATGTCTCGACAATTGACATTTTTACCTGCACGTAGACTGTACCCTCTTAGTGGTTTCTCAACTTGTACGCAAGTGCACCtattacaatttattttattttttttgccaaatcAAGTCAAAATACACTTTGGTTTAATAACAAGACAAAATAACTATCATTCAAGATTGAACTAGCTCAAATATAATTCCAAGATCAACAGAAGTAGGCCATTATCTTCATCTCGTCAATAAGTTATTGTCGTGTCTTTATTTCAATTCTCAAATTGCTAGTCTAAGGTCTTAACTAATCATGAGGACTTTCATAATCCCAAGTGATCCTAATTCATCAACCAATTACCATATTCTCACGAATATTTTAAGTCTCTGAACAACAATGTGATCTATTGACGACGACTACTACTAATTGGGGCGTTTTATTATATCACACACTGttttatttattgtgcactaagccgggggtctttACGGAAATagcctctctactttaagggtaggggcatggtctgcgtacatcttaccctcctcagaccctgctctaagcgggatatactgagtatgtttggtttggtattAATCCCAAGTTTTGTGGTCTTAATTTAAGGTTTCTCTGTAATTAACAATCCCATTTCAAGGTTGACACTAGTTATAGATCACTATAAGCAATCGTAATGAACACCAAAACAGAGAATCAACAATTGTTCATAAATGACCACCATAATCCATTAAAGGCCCATATACAGAATCAGTTAACATCACACCGAAAAGTGCTCTACAGAAGTAAAAAGACATAGAATCAAAGTTAGACCAATAAAAGTGAGGAAGAAACGATGAAACTCTTAAATAATCTTCTTTTGATGGCTTTCCTTTTGTACTTTCTTGTGTTATCCTTCTTAGTTGTAACTGCTCCTCTATTTAAAGTAACGTGTGGTCTATCTCATTGTTCCACAGCCCAAAAACATAATTCTACCAAACTATATCTGAATAATATAGTATTATATATGAACAATGATgacgatgatgaagatgagtttTCTTAATagaaaatttttttaaagaagaaaCTTTGAGCAGCCTGGTTCCGGAACTCCACGTAAGCTTTCCAATGACACCTGAATCGCCTCAAACGGACATTCTCCTGTTAtggtaaaaaaaaacaatgaaaattGCGCAAGTATTCGTTTATGCAACATTTTATCCAATTATTTTGTGATAAGAATTAGGTGGGGCAATTTCAACCCGGTTTTGTTTTTTagccaacccgaacccgaaacaaGTTAAAATTTCAACCCTAACCCTACTTGCTACGTACCCCAGTCAACCCGAAAATTACCCATGTTGACCCGAATTTgtgtaaaattaaatattttaattatataaattcatatatatttataatatattaaatatgtaaaatgGTAATTTACTTAGATGATATATGAATTAAGTTAtttagataatatataaatagatcataaatgtatgaaataatgtaatataaaattacatattatgATCAGGTAGTCTGGGTCAACGTGAATCCAACCCGATTTATTCGGGTTAAAATTTACCCAACCCGAAACACAAAAACTCCAACCCTAATTTGTATTTTTCGAGTCGGGTTCGTGTCTTGTCGAATTTTGCTACCCTGATTAAGAAACCCTTGTTTCCTACTAGAAAAAATAAgatttatacaatattaactAAAAATGTGAggaaaatttaatcatatatcaTATTCATACACTCTTTAAAATGAGATAACTGTCAGTAAACTTGCATATTCATGTTTGCAGCTACCTTATCGGTTGCCACAATGAGCTTGCGGAGCTCCACACTCGGCACCCTGAAGCTTGTGACAAGGTTGGTGGTGTGATAATAATGCATATAGATGATCTGCGGAAGTTTGCGATGCTGTGGCTGCATAAGACTGAGGAAGTC
Protein-coding regions in this window:
- the LOC108204934 gene encoding peptidyl serine alpha-galactosyltransferase, which translates into the protein MGKLGVLFLVGVFVLVLMVKKGWAEEKGRRIHTLFSVECQNYFDWQTVGLMRSYKKAQQPGPITRLLSCTDEEKKSYRGMNLAPTFEVPSMSKHPKTGDWYPAINKPAGIVHWLKFSEEAKNVDWVVILDADQIIRGPIVPWELGAEKGRPVAAYYGYLVGCNNLLAKLHTKHPERCDRVGGLLAMHIDDLHALAPMWLSKTEEVREDRAHWTTNLTGDIYGQGWISEMYGYSFGAAEVGLRHKINDNLMIYPGYIPRPGVEPILLHYGLPFSVGNWSFSKLDHHEDNIVYDCGRLFPEPPYPREVRAMETDPDKRRALFLNIECINTLNEGLLLQHAANGCPKPKWSKYLSLLKSNTFAELTRPKYLTPETLQLKVVKVQNQVFDEPGRPHPKIHTIFSTECIPYFDWQTVGLVHSFHLSGQPGNITRLLSCTDEDLKEYKGLDLAPTHFVPSMSRHPLTGDWYPAINKPAAVLHWLNHAKIDAEFIVILDADMIMRGTITPWEFDAARGRPVSTPYDYLIGCHNELAELHTRHPEACDKVGGVIIMHIDDLRKFAMLWLHKTEEVRADTAHYAKNITGDIYESGWISEMYGYSFGAAELNLRHNINNEILIYPGYVPQPGVKYRVFHYGLEFKVGNWSFDKANWRDVDVVHNCWSKFPDPPDPSSLDQTDEDSLQRDLLSIECARTLNEALRLHHERICFKPNSVSNSNSTLNNEVTVSRKIGKINESHTIRSNSVPMNNSRESSYSVEDEQMHRSFRVWIICLWVFSIFGFAAVIWILFASRKRQRKRGKSYKSKRRPLYAGFGDINGLEKHMRGVEIL